A genome region from Mycobacterium florentinum includes the following:
- a CDS encoding DUF3107 domain-containing protein, producing the protein MEVKVGITDSPRELVFASAQTPAEVEDAVSAALREGSGLLGLTDEKGRRFLIHTAKIAYVEIGAADGRRVGFGIGADAGAKTGKAAKSE; encoded by the coding sequence GTGGAGGTCAAGGTCGGTATCACGGACAGTCCGCGCGAGCTGGTGTTCGCCAGCGCCCAGACGCCCGCGGAGGTCGAAGATGCCGTGAGCGCCGCACTTCGTGAAGGCTCGGGACTGCTGGGCCTGACCGACGAGAAGGGCCGCCGCTTCCTGATCCACACCGCCAAGATTGCCTACGTCGAGATCGGTGCCGCCGACGGCCGTCGGGTCGGCTTCGGAATCGGAGCGGACGCCGGGGCGAAGACCGGGAAGGCCGCTAAGAGCGAGTAA
- a CDS encoding TetR/AcrR family transcriptional regulator yields MSDLAKSAARRAVRTGDRGRPSDGIATSNRRGNRLPRDERRGQLLIVASDVFVDHGYHAAGMDEIADRAGVSKPVLYQHFSSKLELYLAVLDRHVENLVSGVQNALSTTTDNRQRLRAAIQAFFDFIEHDSQGYRLIFENDFVTEPEVATQVRAATESCIDAVFALISADSGLDPHRARMIAVGLVGISVDCARYWLDSDRPISKSDAVDGTVAFAWGGLSHVPLTRS; encoded by the coding sequence GTGAGCGATCTCGCCAAGTCGGCGGCACGGCGTGCCGTCAGAACGGGTGACCGGGGTCGGCCGAGTGACGGCATAGCGACCTCGAACCGGCGGGGTAACCGGTTGCCGCGCGACGAACGTCGCGGCCAATTACTGATCGTAGCCAGCGATGTGTTTGTCGACCACGGCTATCACGCGGCAGGCATGGACGAGATCGCCGATCGGGCAGGGGTCAGCAAACCCGTTCTGTATCAACACTTTTCCAGCAAGCTCGAGCTGTATCTGGCGGTGCTCGATCGCCACGTCGAGAACCTGGTTTCGGGCGTGCAGAACGCCCTGAGCACCACCACCGACAACCGGCAGCGGTTGCGTGCGGCGATCCAGGCGTTCTTCGATTTCATCGAGCACGACAGCCAGGGCTATCGGCTGATTTTCGAGAACGACTTCGTCACCGAGCCCGAGGTCGCCACCCAGGTGCGAGCAGCCACCGAATCGTGCATCGACGCGGTTTTCGCGCTGATCAGCGCCGATTCCGGACTGGATCCGCACCGCGCCCGAATGATCGCGGTGGGATTGGTCGGCATCAGCGTCGACTGCGCCAGGTACTGGCTGGACTCCGACCGCCCGATCTCGAAATCGGACGCCGTCGACGGCACCGTCGCGTTCGCCTGGGGAGGGCTGTCACACGTGCCGCTTACTCGCTCTTAG
- a CDS encoding ATP-dependent helicase, with the protein MSLTWGAEAGAVLAPDARGSVRILGGPGTGKTSLLVDAAVAAVDRGIDPESVLLLTGSGRIGMRQRSALTMALLRATGPGTSAIREPVVRTVHSYAYAVLRRAAERAGDAPPRLVTSAEQDAIIRELLAGDLEEAGTCAWPAHLWPALSTAGFATELRNLLARCAERGVDPQELQRLGRRSRRPEWTAAGRFAQQYEQVMLLRAAVGTATTPALGAAELVGAALEAFAVDAELLAAERARIRVLLVDDAQQLDPQAARLVRVLAAGSELALVAGDPNQAVFGFRGGEPAGLLDGEAPSVTLTRSHRCAPAVARAVTGIARRLPGSSDGRAIEGTGAEEGSVSVRLAASAHAEAAMIADALRRAHLVDNVPWSQMAVIVRSVPRAGARLPRALAAAGVPVAASAVSGSLTEGPAVRAMLTVLAATAEGLDGDRALALLTGPIGRVDPVSLRQLRRTLTRGKPADVAGDFGDVLVAALGAGAPTSGSRPLQRIRGVLDAAARCHRDGQDPRYTLWAAWHRSGLQRRWLAASERGGSAATQATRDLEAVTALFDVTDQYVSRTPGASLRGLLEHVAALQLPGVKTEPASTTEQVQVLSAHAALGHEWDVLVIAGLQDGLWPNTVPRGGVLATQRLLDVMDGVGADASVRAPLLAEERRLLVAAMGRARRRLLVTAVDSDSDGADGGAALPSPFFFEVAQWADEDANSPGVQPISAPRVLSTAALVGRLRGVVCAPDGAVDDAARHCAATQLARLAAAGVPGADPSGWHGLTAVSTSDPLRDGRDPVTLTPSTLQTLNDCPLRWLVERHGGTNPRELRSTIGSVLHALIAEPGKTETQLLAELERAWEHLPFDARWHSANELTRHRAMIEAFVEWRAQTRSELREVGVEVDVDGVLGTPRADGGEVRLRGRVDRLERDGSGRLVIVDIKTGKTPVTKDDAQQHAQLAMYQLAVAEGLVPDGDEPGGARLVYIAKSGAAGATVREQDPLTPAARDEWRDLVTRAADATAGPQFVARRNDGCSHCPVRPSCPAYGEGSAS; encoded by the coding sequence ATGTCGTTGACTTGGGGTGCCGAGGCGGGAGCCGTGCTGGCGCCGGATGCCCGCGGCTCGGTCCGCATCCTGGGCGGCCCGGGCACCGGAAAGACCAGCCTGCTCGTCGATGCCGCGGTCGCTGCGGTCGACCGCGGCATCGATCCGGAATCGGTTCTGCTGCTTACCGGTTCGGGCCGGATCGGGATGCGGCAGCGCAGCGCGTTGACGATGGCATTGCTGCGCGCGACCGGCCCGGGCACCTCGGCGATCCGTGAGCCGGTCGTGCGCACCGTGCACAGCTACGCCTACGCGGTGTTGCGCCGGGCGGCCGAACGCGCCGGCGACGCTCCGCCGCGGCTGGTCACCAGCGCCGAACAGGACGCCATCATCCGCGAGCTGCTGGCCGGCGACCTCGAGGAGGCCGGCACCTGTGCGTGGCCGGCGCATCTGTGGCCCGCCCTGAGCACCGCGGGATTCGCCACCGAATTGCGAAACCTGTTGGCGCGCTGCGCGGAACGGGGTGTGGATCCACAAGAGCTGCAGCGCCTCGGCCGGCGGTCCCGACGGCCGGAATGGACCGCGGCGGGCCGATTCGCGCAACAGTACGAGCAGGTGATGTTGCTTCGCGCGGCGGTCGGAACGGCGACGACGCCGGCGCTGGGTGCCGCCGAACTGGTCGGTGCCGCTCTGGAGGCGTTCGCGGTTGACGCCGAACTGTTGGCCGCCGAGCGCGCCCGCATCCGGGTTCTGTTGGTCGACGACGCGCAGCAACTCGACCCGCAGGCGGCCCGCCTGGTCCGGGTGCTGGCGGCGGGAAGCGAACTGGCGCTGGTCGCCGGGGATCCCAACCAGGCGGTGTTCGGCTTCCGCGGCGGCGAGCCGGCCGGGCTGTTGGACGGCGAAGCCCCGTCGGTGACGCTGACGCGGTCGCATCGGTGTGCGCCGGCGGTGGCGCGCGCCGTCACCGGGATCGCGCGACGGCTACCCGGCAGCAGCGACGGCCGGGCGATCGAGGGCACCGGCGCCGAGGAGGGATCCGTCAGCGTTCGGCTGGCGGCCTCGGCGCACGCGGAGGCCGCGATGATCGCCGACGCGCTGCGGCGTGCGCATCTCGTCGACAACGTGCCGTGGTCGCAGATGGCGGTGATCGTGCGGTCGGTGCCGCGAGCCGGCGCCCGGTTGCCGCGAGCGCTGGCGGCCGCCGGGGTGCCGGTGGCCGCATCCGCGGTGAGCGGGTCGCTGACCGAGGGGCCCGCGGTGCGGGCAATGCTCACGGTGCTGGCCGCGACGGCCGAGGGTCTGGACGGCGACCGGGCGCTGGCATTGCTGACCGGGCCCATCGGCCGCGTCGACCCGGTCTCGCTGCGGCAGCTGCGCCGAACGCTGACGCGCGGCAAACCCGCTGACGTGGCAGGGGATTTCGGCGACGTATTGGTGGCCGCGCTGGGCGCCGGGGCGCCGACGTCCGGGTCCCGGCCGCTGCAGCGCATACGTGGCGTCCTCGACGCGGCCGCGCGCTGCCACCGCGACGGGCAAGACCCGCGCTACACGCTCTGGGCGGCGTGGCACCGGTCAGGTCTGCAACGCCGCTGGTTGGCGGCCAGCGAGCGTGGCGGCTCCGCCGCGACCCAGGCCACCAGGGACCTCGAGGCAGTGACGGCATTGTTCGACGTCACCGATCAATACGTGTCGCGCACCCCCGGGGCGTCACTGCGCGGTCTGCTCGAGCACGTCGCGGCGCTGCAGCTGCCGGGCGTCAAGACCGAGCCCGCGTCGACGACCGAGCAGGTCCAGGTGCTCAGCGCCCACGCCGCCCTGGGGCACGAATGGGACGTGTTGGTCATCGCCGGCCTGCAGGATGGGTTGTGGCCCAACACCGTTCCGCGCGGTGGTGTGCTGGCCACGCAGCGGCTGCTCGACGTCATGGACGGTGTCGGCGCCGACGCCTCGGTGCGCGCGCCGCTGCTGGCCGAGGAGCGCAGGCTGCTGGTGGCCGCGATGGGCCGGGCCCGGCGTCGACTGCTGGTGACCGCGGTCGACAGCGACAGCGACGGCGCGGACGGGGGAGCCGCGCTGCCCTCGCCGTTCTTCTTCGAGGTCGCGCAGTGGGCCGATGAGGACGCTAATAGCCCTGGTGTACAGCCGATTTCAGCACCACGCGTGCTGTCCACCGCGGCGCTGGTCGGCCGGTTGCGCGGTGTCGTCTGCGCGCCGGACGGTGCGGTCGACGATGCCGCTCGCCATTGTGCGGCAACGCAATTGGCTCGGCTGGCCGCCGCCGGTGTGCCCGGCGCCGACCCGTCGGGCTGGCACGGGCTGACCGCGGTCAGCACCAGCGATCCGCTGCGCGACGGCCGCGATCCGGTCACGTTGACGCCATCGACGCTGCAGACCCTCAACGACTGCCCGCTGCGCTGGCTCGTCGAGCGGCACGGCGGGACCAACCCGCGAGAGCTGCGGTCGACAATCGGCTCGGTGCTGCACGCACTGATCGCCGAGCCGGGCAAAACCGAGACGCAACTGTTGGCGGAGCTGGAAAGGGCTTGGGAGCACCTGCCTTTCGACGCCCGATGGCATTCGGCCAACGAGCTGACCCGGCACCGCGCCATGATCGAGGCGTTCGTCGAGTGGCGAGCGCAGACGCGGAGCGAGCTGCGAGAGGTCGGCGTCGAGGTGGACGTCGACGGAGTCCTCGGCACGCCGCGTGCCGACGGTGGCGAAGTCCGGTTGCGCGGCCGGGTAGATCGGCTGGAACGCGACGGGTCCGGCCGGCTGGTGATCGTCGACATCAAGACGGGCAAAACGCCGGTCACCAAGGACGACGCCCAGCAGCACGCTCAGCTGGCGATGTACCAGCTCGCGGTGGCCGAAGGCCTCGTGCCCGATGGCGATGAGCCCGGCGGCGCGCGGCTGGTCTACATCGCCAAGAGCGGGGCGGCGGGCGCCACCGTGCGAGAGCAGGATCCGCTGACGCCGGCCGCCCGCGACGAATGGCGCGACCTCGTCACGCGCGCGGCCGACGCGACCGCCGGTCCACAATTCGTCGCCCGGCGCAACGACGGCTGCTCGCACTGCCCGGTCCGTCCGTCGTGCCCGGCCTACGGCGAAGGTTCGGCGTCATGA
- a CDS encoding DUF3152 domain-containing protein, translating into MTSEPPVPGPGRVPVLRDEWREPLRALRDPIALGTGRARADRDRGRQWRKQTWLGRFISTYGWRAYALPVLVALTAVVLYQTVTGVGAPQPTASKPAIQGPPAIGAVGTAILDAPPRGLATFDANLPAGTLPDGGPFTEAGDKTWSVVPGTTPQIGQGTAKVFRYTVEVENGLDPAMFGGEDAFATMVDQTLANPKGWTHNPQFAFVRIDNGKPDFRISLVSPVTVREGCGYEFRLETSCYNPVYGPNREARVFINEARWVRGAVPFEGDVGSYRQYVIDHEVGHAIGYVRHEPCDKQGGLAPVMMQQTFSTSNDDAAKFDPEYVKADGKTCRFNPWPYPIA; encoded by the coding sequence ATGACGTCCGAGCCGCCCGTGCCCGGCCCCGGTCGAGTGCCGGTGCTGCGTGACGAGTGGCGAGAACCGCTTCGCGCGCTGCGGGACCCGATCGCGTTGGGCACCGGGCGCGCCCGGGCCGATCGCGACCGTGGCCGCCAGTGGCGGAAGCAAACGTGGCTGGGCCGGTTCATCTCCACGTACGGCTGGCGCGCCTATGCGCTGCCCGTTCTGGTGGCGCTGACCGCGGTGGTCCTCTACCAGACGGTGACCGGCGTCGGCGCGCCGCAACCGACGGCAAGTAAGCCCGCCATCCAGGGGCCCCCAGCCATCGGGGCGGTGGGCACGGCCATCCTCGACGCACCGCCGCGCGGCCTGGCCACCTTCGACGCCAACCTCCCCGCCGGGACACTGCCGGATGGCGGCCCGTTCACCGAAGCCGGCGACAAGACCTGGAGCGTCGTGCCCGGCACCACGCCGCAGATCGGTCAGGGCACGGCCAAGGTGTTCCGGTACACCGTCGAGGTCGAGAACGGCCTGGACCCCGCGATGTTCGGCGGTGAAGACGCTTTCGCCACGATGGTCGATCAGACGCTGGCCAACCCCAAAGGCTGGACGCACAATCCGCAATTCGCGTTCGTCAGGATCGACAACGGGAAACCCGACTTCCGCATTTCGCTGGTGTCGCCGGTGACGGTGCGCGAGGGGTGCGGCTACGAATTCCGGCTGGAGACCTCCTGCTACAACCCGGTCTACGGCCCGAACCGGGAGGCGCGGGTGTTCATCAACGAGGCGCGCTGGGTGCGCGGCGCCGTGCCGTTCGAGGGAGACGTCGGCTCGTACCGGCAGTACGTGATCGATCACGAGGTGGGCCACGCCATCGGCTACGTGCGCCACGAACCCTGCGACAAGCAGGGCGGATTGGCGCCGGTGATGATGCAGCAGACCTTCTCCACGTCCAACGACGACGCCGCGAAGTTCGACCCCGAATACGTCAAGGCCGACGGCAAGACCTGCCGCTTCAACCCCTGGCCGTATCCGATCGCCTGA
- a CDS encoding MmpS family transport accessory protein: MGIIRNTLDDRNGLACGPGHDYPDDDYDGADYDGYDDDEYADDEDHEEYEEYDELKELLWPIGGMRPAVAVLGAVVAIGAIATAVIINSGDSASTKATIAPPAPTTVSAAPRTTSPPSASQRPAPSTSRAPQLPPETVTTLAPPSAALTTPPLAVPPPAVVSPRATVNPSTIYYSVTGTKTLLDLVNVVYTDARGYPQTEFNVSLPWTKVVVLNPGVTTQSVVATSIVGKLNCAIVNALGQVEVASANNANLATCTK; this comes from the coding sequence ATCGGCATCATCAGAAACACACTCGACGATCGCAACGGCCTAGCTTGTGGCCCCGGCCACGACTACCCCGATGACGACTACGACGGAGCCGACTACGACGGCTACGACGATGACGAGTACGCCGACGACGAGGACCACGAGGAGTACGAGGAGTACGACGAGCTCAAGGAGCTCCTCTGGCCCATCGGAGGCATGCGCCCGGCCGTCGCGGTGCTCGGTGCAGTAGTGGCGATCGGCGCGATCGCGACCGCGGTGATCATCAACAGCGGCGACAGCGCGTCGACGAAGGCCACCATCGCGCCACCGGCTCCCACGACGGTGAGCGCCGCACCCCGGACCACCAGCCCGCCGAGCGCGTCACAGCGCCCGGCACCGAGCACCTCGCGGGCGCCGCAGCTACCACCGGAAACGGTCACCACCTTGGCGCCGCCGAGCGCGGCGCTGACGACTCCGCCGCTGGCCGTGCCGCCTCCCGCGGTCGTATCGCCCAGGGCCACAGTCAATCCGAGCACCATCTACTACAGCGTGACCGGGACGAAGACGCTGCTGGATCTGGTGAACGTCGTCTACACCGACGCCCGTGGCTACCCGCAGACCGAGTTCAATGTGTCGCTACCGTGGACGAAGGTGGTCGTGCTGAATCCGGGCGTGACGACCCAGTCCGTCGTCGCGACCAGCATCGTGGGCAAGCTCAATTGCGCGATCGTCAACGCCTTGGGCCAGGTCGAGGTGGCGTCGGCCAACAACGCGAACCTGGCGACCTGCACCAAGTAG
- a CDS encoding TIGR02569 family protein, protein MNVEPPPEHVLSAFGLAGVKPIALGASWEGGWRCGEVVLSTVADHARAAWSARVRETLFVDGVRLARPVRSTDGRYVVSGWRADTFVAGTPEPRHDEVVSAAVRLHEATGKLERPRFLTQGPTTPWADVDVFIAADRSAWEERPLQSIPPGARTAPPSADAERSVELITQLATLRKPTKSPNQLVHGDLYGTVLFVGTAAPGITDITPYWRPASWAAGVVVVDALSWGEADDGLIERWNALPEWPQMLLRALMFRLAVHALHPRSTAEAFPGLARTAALIRLVL, encoded by the coding sequence GTGAACGTCGAACCACCGCCGGAGCACGTGCTTTCGGCGTTTGGTTTGGCCGGCGTCAAGCCCATCGCCCTGGGCGCCAGCTGGGAGGGCGGCTGGCGATGCGGGGAAGTCGTCCTCTCCACCGTGGCGGACCATGCGCGCGCGGCCTGGTCTGCGCGGGTGCGGGAAACGCTGTTCGTCGACGGCGTGCGGCTGGCCCGGCCGGTCCGCTCGACCGACGGCCGCTACGTGGTCTCGGGATGGCGAGCGGACACGTTTGTCGCCGGCACGCCGGAGCCCCGCCACGACGAAGTCGTCTCGGCGGCGGTGCGCCTGCACGAGGCCACCGGCAAACTGGAGCGCCCCCGATTCCTCACCCAGGGACCGACCACGCCATGGGCGGACGTCGACGTGTTCATCGCCGCCGACCGCAGCGCGTGGGAAGAGCGACCGCTGCAGTCGATTCCGCCGGGCGCGCGTACCGCTCCGCCCAGCGCCGACGCCGAGCGCTCGGTCGAGCTGATCACCCAGCTCGCCACGCTGCGCAAGCCGACCAAGAGTCCCAACCAGCTGGTGCACGGCGATCTCTACGGGACGGTGCTTTTCGTCGGCACCGCGGCGCCGGGCATCACCGACATCACGCCGTACTGGCGTCCCGCGTCGTGGGCCGCCGGTGTGGTCGTCGTCGACGCGCTGTCCTGGGGTGAGGCCGACGACGGACTGATCGAACGCTGGAACGCCCTGCCGGAATGGCCACAGATGTTGTTGCGCGCGTTGATGTTCCGTCTGGCGGTGCACGCACTGCATCCACGTTCGACCGCCGAAGCATTCCCGGGCCTGGCCCGCACGGCGGCCCTGATCCGCCTGGTGCTCTAG
- a CDS encoding IS481 family transposase — protein sequence MVHANAVLTPRGRLLLARRIVDEGWPIARAAEHFRVSWPTAKRWASRYVAMGVVGMGDRSSRPHHCPSRTPEVVVRRIVALRWRHRLSPLAIASRLSMPASTVHAVLVRCRLNRLSHIDIRTGERIRRYEHEHPGSLIHVDVKKLGNIPVGGGWRFVGRAQGSKNRAATPGIRRSRNRDELLGHAFVHTVVDDHSRAAYAEIHDDETADTAIAVLRRAVSWFRARGVVVERVISDNGSCYKSKAWRHACSELGVKPKHTRPYRPQTNGKAERFHRTMAAEWAFSRHYHSEAQRRSALAPWLHTYNHHRQHSAIGKVPPITRLTNLPGQYT from the coding sequence GTGGTCCACGCTAATGCCGTATTGACCCCTCGTGGGCGGTTGTTGCTCGCGCGCCGCATTGTTGACGAAGGCTGGCCGATTGCCCGGGCAGCCGAACATTTCCGTGTGTCCTGGCCAACCGCCAAGCGTTGGGCTAGCCGCTATGTGGCCATGGGTGTGGTCGGGATGGGCGATCGGTCGAGCCGGCCACACCACTGTCCCAGCCGCACTCCAGAGGTTGTTGTCCGGCGGATCGTGGCGTTGCGGTGGCGGCACCGCCTCTCGCCGTTAGCGATCGCGTCGCGTCTGTCGATGCCGGCCTCGACGGTTCACGCGGTGCTGGTTCGGTGTCGACTGAACCGGTTGTCCCACATCGATATCCGCACGGGTGAGCGGATTCGCCGCTACGAGCACGAACACCCAGGCTCGCTGATCCACGTCGATGTCAAGAAACTGGGCAACATTCCTGTTGGCGGCGGGTGGCGGTTCGTCGGACGTGCGCAGGGCAGCAAGAATCGCGCGGCGACGCCTGGCATCCGCCGCAGCCGCAATCGCGATGAGCTGCTCGGCCACGCCTTTGTCCATACCGTCGTCGACGACCACTCCCGGGCGGCCTATGCCGAGATCCACGACGATGAAACCGCCGACACTGCTATAGCGGTCCTACGCCGAGCAGTGAGTTGGTTCCGCGCGCGGGGAGTCGTCGTTGAACGAGTGATTTCCGACAACGGCAGCTGTTATAAGTCCAAGGCCTGGCGACACGCGTGTTCAGAGCTCGGCGTCAAGCCAAAACACACCCGCCCATATCGGCCTCAGACCAACGGCAAAGCAGAGCGCTTCCACCGCACAATGGCAGCAGAATGGGCATTCAGCCGTCACTACCACAGCGAAGCCCAGCGCCGGTCCGCATTAGCACCCTGGCTGCATACCTACAATCACCATCGGCAACACTCAGCGATCGGGAAGGTCCCGCCCATCACACGGTTGACCAACCTGCCTGGGCAGTACACCTAG
- a CDS encoding MGMT family protein has product MAPVTEEQVERVRALVAAIPSGRVCTYGDIAAVAGLSSPRIVGWIMRTDSSDLPWHRVITASGRPARHLTTRQLELLRAEGVLAVDGRVALDEVRYEFPPD; this is encoded by the coding sequence ATGGCGCCGGTGACCGAGGAGCAAGTCGAACGGGTGCGCGCGCTGGTGGCCGCGATCCCCTCCGGCCGCGTCTGTACCTACGGCGACATCGCCGCTGTCGCAGGGCTTTCCAGCCCGCGGATCGTCGGGTGGATCATGCGGACCGACTCCTCCGACCTGCCCTGGCACCGGGTGATCACCGCATCCGGACGCCCGGCCCGGCATTTGACGACGCGGCAACTCGAACTACTGCGCGCCGAAGGAGTTCTCGCCGTCGACGGCAGGGTTGCGCTCGACGAGGTTCGGTACGAGTTTCCGCCGGACTAG
- the moeZ gene encoding adenylyltransferase/sulfurtransferase MoeZ encodes MSTSLPPLVEPAGELSRHEVARYSRHLIIPDIGVDGQKRLKNARVLVIGAGGLGAPALLYLAAAGVGTIGIVDFDVVDESNLQRQIIHGVADVGRAKAQSARDSIHAINPLVEVRLHEFRLEASNAVDLFGQYDLIVDGTDNFATRYLVNDAAVLAGKPYIWGSIYRFEGQVSVFWEDAPADEAGNERGLNYRDLYPEPPPPGMVPSCAEGGVLGIICASIASVMGTEAIKLITGIGEPLLGRLMIYDALEMSYRTIKIRKDPATPKITELIDYEAFCGAVSEGAAQAATGSTITPRELRALLDSGKKLALIDVREPVEWDINHIDGAQLIPKSLISSGEGLAKLPHDRKAVLYCKTGVRSAEALAAVKKAGFADAVHLQGGIVAWAQQMQPDMVMY; translated from the coding sequence GTGTCCACATCGTTGCCGCCACTAGTTGAGCCTGCCGGCGAGCTGAGTCGCCACGAAGTGGCGCGCTACAGCCGCCACTTGATCATTCCGGACATTGGTGTGGACGGGCAGAAGCGGCTGAAGAACGCGCGGGTGCTGGTGATCGGCGCCGGCGGACTCGGCGCCCCGGCGCTGCTGTACCTGGCCGCGGCCGGCGTCGGGACGATCGGCATCGTCGACTTCGACGTCGTCGACGAGTCGAACCTGCAGCGCCAGATCATCCACGGCGTCGCCGACGTCGGACGCGCCAAGGCGCAGTCGGCCCGCGATTCGATCCACGCGATCAATCCGCTGGTCGAGGTGCGACTTCACGAATTCCGGCTGGAGGCCAGCAACGCCGTCGACCTGTTCGGGCAGTACGACCTGATTGTGGACGGCACCGACAACTTCGCCACCCGGTACCTGGTCAACGATGCCGCGGTGCTGGCCGGAAAGCCATACATCTGGGGGTCGATCTACCGCTTCGAGGGTCAGGTTTCGGTGTTCTGGGAAGACGCTCCGGCCGATGAGGCCGGCAATGAGCGTGGCCTGAACTACCGCGACCTCTACCCGGAGCCGCCGCCGCCCGGCATGGTGCCCTCGTGCGCCGAAGGAGGCGTGCTGGGCATCATCTGCGCGTCGATCGCGTCGGTGATGGGCACGGAGGCGATCAAGCTGATCACCGGTATCGGCGAGCCACTGCTGGGCCGGTTGATGATCTACGACGCGCTGGAGATGAGCTACCGCACGATCAAGATCCGCAAGGACCCGGCCACGCCGAAGATCACCGAGCTGATCGACTACGAGGCATTCTGCGGTGCGGTTTCCGAAGGCGCGGCGCAGGCCGCCACCGGCTCGACGATCACCCCGCGGGAGTTGCGGGCGCTGCTCGACTCGGGCAAGAAGCTGGCCCTGATCGACGTTCGCGAGCCGGTCGAGTGGGACATCAATCACATCGACGGCGCCCAGCTGATCCCCAAGTCGTTGATCAGCTCCGGCGAGGGTCTGGCAAAGCTGCCGCACGACCGCAAGGCGGTGCTGTATTGCAAGACGGGCGTGCGCTCGGCCGAGGCGCTTGCAGCGGTCAAGAAGGCCGGTTTTGCCGATGCCGTCCACTTGCAGGGCGGAATCGTGGCGTGGGCGCAACAGATGCAGCCCGACATGGTCATGTACTGA
- a CDS encoding alpha/beta fold hydrolase has product MTTDLHVHRFGPSGPVQLLALHGLTGHGQRWQQLGEYLPEITIAAPDLLGHGRSSWAAPWTIDANVAALAALLDEVAQAPVLVVGHSFGGGLAMNLAATRPDLVAALLLLDPAVGLDGGWTSRIAEAMFSSPDYPDPAEARMEKATGSWVDVDPAVLDAELDEHLVRLPSGRYGWRVSLPAMMSYWSELARPTVLPPAGTPTTLVRAAWTSPPYVTDQLVTGLRERLGSDFELLTYECNHMVPGAKPTEVAALIRKQLGAR; this is encoded by the coding sequence GTGACCACCGACCTTCACGTGCACCGCTTCGGTCCGTCGGGCCCGGTGCAGCTGCTCGCCCTGCACGGACTGACCGGCCACGGCCAGCGGTGGCAACAGTTGGGCGAGTATCTGCCCGAAATCACCATCGCCGCTCCCGATCTGCTCGGCCACGGCAGGTCGTCATGGGCCGCCCCGTGGACCATCGACGCCAACGTCGCGGCGCTGGCCGCGCTGCTCGACGAGGTGGCGCAGGCCCCGGTCCTGGTCGTCGGGCACTCTTTCGGCGGCGGGCTGGCAATGAACTTGGCCGCGACCCGGCCGGACCTGGTGGCGGCGCTACTGCTGCTCGACCCCGCGGTCGGCTTGGACGGCGGCTGGACCAGCCGGATCGCCGAGGCGATGTTCTCCTCACCCGACTACCCGGATCCCGCGGAAGCCCGGATGGAAAAGGCAACCGGCTCTTGGGTGGACGTCGATCCCGCGGTGCTCGACGCCGAACTCGACGAGCATCTGGTCCGGCTACCCAGCGGACGGTACGGCTGGCGGGTCAGTCTGCCCGCGATGATGTCCTACTGGAGCGAGTTGGCCCGTCCCACCGTGCTTCCGCCCGCGGGAACCCCGACGACGTTGGTGCGCGCGGCGTGGACGTCGCCGCCCTACGTCACCGACCAGCTCGTCACGGGTCTGCGGGAACGACTGGGATCCGATTTCGAGCTGCTGACCTACGAGTGCAACCACATGGTGCCCGGCGCCAAGCCGACCGAGGTCGCCGCGCTGATCCGCAAGCAACTCGGAGCGCGCTGA
- a CDS encoding ferritin-like fold-containing protein — MTSASSADRVDDSPSVGLTAEHPGVNELFAVLAYGEVAAFYRLTDEARMAPDLRGRISMASMAAAEMKHYELLHDALEKRGVDVVSAMSRYVSAIENYHRLTMPSTWLEALVKTYVGDALAADLYLEIAGGLPDEVADVVRAALSETGHSQFVVAEVRAAVTASGKQRSRLALWARRLYGEAITQAQYLLADHDELVDLVLSGAGGLGQLGAFFERLQQTHDRRMRELGLS; from the coding sequence ATGACTTCGGCCTCCTCTGCCGACCGAGTAGACGATTCGCCTTCCGTAGGACTGACCGCGGAACATCCGGGCGTCAACGAGCTGTTCGCGGTGCTCGCCTATGGCGAGGTGGCCGCGTTTTACCGGCTGACCGACGAGGCCCGTATGGCCCCTGACCTGCGGGGACGGATCTCGATGGCGAGCATGGCGGCCGCCGAGATGAAGCACTACGAGCTGCTCCACGATGCCCTGGAAAAGCGGGGCGTCGACGTCGTTTCGGCGATGTCGAGGTATGTCTCCGCGATCGAGAACTACCACCGGCTGACGATGCCCAGCACCTGGCTGGAAGCACTGGTGAAGACCTATGTCGGTGACGCGCTGGCCGCCGACCTCTACCTCGAGATCGCCGGCGGGCTGCCCGACGAGGTGGCCGACGTGGTGCGCGCGGCCCTGTCGGAAACCGGGCACTCGCAGTTCGTCGTCGCCGAAGTCCGTGCCGCGGTGACCGCCAGCGGCAAACAGCGCAGCCGGCTGGCGCTCTGGGCCCGCCGGCTGTACGGCGAAGCCATCACCCAGGCCCAATATCTGCTGGCCGATCATGACGAGCTGGTCGACCTGGTGTTGTCGGGTGCCGGCGGCCTGGGTCAGCTCGGCGCGTTTTTCGAGCGTCTGCAGCAAACCCACGACCGGCGGATGCGCGAGCTCGGTCTGAGCTGA